In one Solanum lycopersicum chromosome 11, SLM_r2.1 genomic region, the following are encoded:
- the LOC101261581 gene encoding protein ENHANCED DISEASE RESISTANCE 2-like produces MGVSQADHSRMEGWLYLIRSNRFGLQYSRKRYFILQDQFLKSYKSVPVPENEDPIRSAVVDSCIRVTDNGRESIQRKVFFIFTLYNTSNHNDQLKLGASSPEEAARWIQAVQEAALKVDVNRGKEVDFSSSGSQSLRLNCSNKSNRLNSIDWTVCSSSVTDAMTSDVVAPSPWTIFGCENGLRLFKEAKDRESLGKWDDHPAIMAVGVVDGTSEAIFQTLMSLGSSRSEWDFCFYKGSVIEHLDGHTDIVHKLLNQDWLPWGMTRRDLLLQRYWRREDDGTYVILYHSVFHQKCAPQKGYVRACLKSGGYVISPVNQGKGSVVKHMLAIDWKFWKSYVRTSAARSITIRMLGRLAALRELFSAKIGNYLPSDVSGELIKSKRLCQVEEEIKLEVQTRLENGQSVADLEEEVVKTPSSLMGLNDAADEFFDVSEPLDYDQTENDWSSDFGLETYSQDARHPKLSTAAVIVKRLHDLAVQKKGYVDLHEMVKEDASFCHYGSTLPKDSTCNLPCSWTETDPSTFLIRGETYLDDRKKIKAKGTLMQMVGADWLKSDKREDDLGGRPGGIVQKYAAKGGPEFFFIVNIQVPGLTTYTLALYYMMDTPLEDSPLLESFVKGDDAYRNSRFKLIPYISKGSWIVKQSVGKKACLIGQALEINYFRGKNYIELGIDIGSSTVARGVVSLVVGYLNNLVIEMAFLVQANTPEELPEYLLGTCRLNHLDVSKAVQVKP; encoded by the exons GATCCTATTAGAAGTGCAGTTGTTGATTCCTGCATTCGTGTAACAGACAATGGCAGAGAGAGCATTCAAAGAAAA GTCTTTTTCATTTTCACACTTTATAACACCTCAAATCATAATGATCAGCTGAAG TTAGGAGCAAGCAGTCCCGAGGAAGCTGCAAGGTGGATCCAGGCAGTTCAGGAAGCAGCTTTAAAG GTAGACGTGAACAGAGGAAAGGAAGTTGATTTTTCAAGCAGTGGTTCGCAGTCTTTGAG GTTAAATTGTTCCAACAAGTCTAATCGTCTGAATTCAATTGATTGGACTGTCTGTTCATCCTCAGTTACAGATGCTatgacatctgatgttgttgcACCCTCACCTTGGACAATCTTTGGTTGTGAGAATG GTCTTAGGCTCTTCAAGGAAGCTAAAGATAGGGAATCTCTTGGAAAG TGGGATGATCACCCTGCGATAATGGCTGTTGGCGTAGTTGATGGAACTTCTGAGGCCATTTTCCAGACACTCATGTCACTTGGTTCTTCAAGATCAGA ATGGGATTTCTGTTTCTACAAGGGCAGTGTGATTGAACATCTTGATGGTCACACTGATATAGTTCATAAGCTTCTAAATCAGGACTGGCTACCTTG GGGTATGACAAGAAGAGATCTTCTTTTGCAGCGTTATTGGAGAAGGGAGGATGACGGGACTTACG TTATTCTGTACCATTCAGTGTTTCACCAGAAGTGTGCACCTCAAAAGGGCTACGTTCGTGCTTGCCTTAAAA GTGGAGGATATGTTATATCACCAGTTAATCAAGGGAAGGGGTCAGTAGTCAAGCATATGCTTGCTATCGACTGGAAATTCTGGAAATCATATGTACGAACATCTGCAGCCAGATCTATAACAATACGCATGCTTGGGAGACTTGCTG CTTTGCGGGAGCTTTTCAGTGCAAAAATAGGAAATTACTTGCCCTCTGATGTCTCAGGGGAGCTGATCAAAAGCAAAAGATTGTGTcaagttgaagaagaaattaAACTTGAGGTGCAAACCCGGTTGGAAAATGGACAGAGTGTGGCGGATCTGGAGGAAGAAGTAGTTAAAACACCTTCAAGCTTGATGGGTTTAAATGATGCGGCAGATGAGTTCTTTGATGTCTCTGAGCCACTGGATTATGACCAAACAGAAAATGACTGGTCTTCTGATTTTGGACTAGAGACATACTCTCAG GATGCACGTCATCCCAAATTGTCAACTGCTGCAGTTATCGTGAAGAGACTGCATGATCTTGCAG TTCAGAAGAAGGGTTATGTAGATCTGCATGAAATGGTAAAGGAAGATGCATCATTTTGCCACTACGGATCCACTCTACCAAAAGATTCAACTTGTAATTTGCCTTGCAGTTGGACTGAAACAGATccttctacttttcttattcgTGGAGAGACCTACCTAGATGATCGTAAGAAG ATCAAGGCTAAAGGCACCTTGATGCAAATGGTGGGCGCGGATTGGTTGAAGTCTGACAAACGAGAAGATGATCTTGGTGGTCGACCTGGGGGAATTGTTCAG AAATATGCAGCAAAGGGGGGTCCGGAATTCTTCTTCATTGTGAACATTCAG GTCCCAGGTTTAACAACATATACTCTCGCTCTCTACTATATGATGGATACCCCTTTAGAGGATTCACCTTTGCTGGAGAGTTTTGTCAAAGGAGATGATGCTTATAGAAACTCAAGGTTCAAGCTCATACCATACATATCCAAG GGATCATGGATAGTCAAGCAGAGTGTTGGGAAGAAAGCTTGTCTTATTGGTCAAGCGctagaaattaattattttcgtGGAAAGAACTACATAGAG CTTGGTATCGATATTGGCTCATCTACTGTGGCAAGGGGTGTTGTCAGCCTTGTTGTTGGTTACCTAAACAATCTAGTCATTGAGATGGCCTTTCTTGTCCAG GCCAACACACCCGAAGAACTCCCTGAATATCTTCTAGGTACCTGCCGTCTTAACCACCTGGACGTTTCTAAAGCCGTACAAGTGAAGCCTTGA
- the LOC101260792 gene encoding GATA transcription factor 11: MTMVEHGGGYMDEIPTGPIVDDDFDDILNFLDMPMESLEGDVLGGVEWDVSESKGFGPIPTEALMDFPPLPQSNIGNRRVNAVANSHPPIKFTEVQGTGTFQTQSPVSVLEGSNSCSGGKSVPIKHDPVIPVRPRSKRARPSAVNPWVLMAPISSTRVASKKISDARKTKERRRRLSLLSGAKEPMKNYVQQISDAAPPVSDVSKKKITSTQQSSFFKKCTHCEVTKTPQWREGPLGPKTLCNACGVRYRSGRLFPEYRPAASPTFVPSVHSNSHRKVVEMRKKTLYGGAGEVEEPPKVIMGRSSEALPEPTIAADPAMSPAPEFVPMSSYLFDVY; this comes from the exons ATGACTATGGTTGAACATGGTGGTGGTTATATGGATGAAATTCCTACTGGTCCTATTGTTGATGATGACTTTGATGACATACTCAATTTCTTGGATATGCCAATGGAAAGTTTGGAAGGAGACGTGCTAGGTGGTGTTGAGTGGGATGTTAGTGAGTCCAAAGGTTTTGGACCAATCCCGACCGAAGCTCTAATGGATTTTCCGCCCTTGCCTCAAAGCAACATTGGCAATCGTCGGGTGAATGCAGTGGCAAATTCACATCCTCCG ATCAAATTTACCGAGGTCCAAGGTACTGGTACATTCCAGACACAGAGTCCAGTTTCAGTTCTTGAAGGCAGCAATTCCTGCTCTGGTGGAAAGAGTGTACCCATCAAACATGACCCTGTCATTCCTGTACGTCCTCGCTCCAAGCGTGCGCGACCTTCAGCTGTTAATCCATGGGTTTTGATGGCTCCGATATCTTCTACTAGAGTTGCATCCAAGAAGATTTCTGATGCCAGAAAGACGAAAGAGAGGAGGAGGAGATTGTCACTGCTATCTGGTGCCAAGGAGCCAATGAAAAACTACGTTCAACAGATCAGTGATGCAGCGCCACCGGTATCAGATGTTTCCAAGAAGAAGATAACCTCCACACAACAGTccagttttttcaaaaaatgcaCACATTGTGAAGTCACAAAGACACCTCAGTGGAGAGAAGGACCACTAGGGCCTAAGACACTATGCAACGCTTGTGGAGTTCGCTATCGTTCAGGGCGTCTCTTTCCAGAGTATCGACCAGCTGCTAGTCCTACATTCGTTCCATCTGTGCACTCGAACTCTCACAGGAAAGTCGTAGAGATGAGGAAAAAGACTCTGTATGGAGGAGCAGGTGAAGTTGAGGAACCTCCCAAGGTGATCATGGGAAGAAGTAGTGAAGCTTTGCCAGAACCAACCATTGCTGCTGACCCTGCGATGTCACCCGCGCCAGAGTTTGTTCCTATGAGTAGTTATTTGTTTGATGTATACTGA
- the LOC101261094 gene encoding protein-tyrosine sulfotransferase: MVGMRQKVHIFDVFVILVFLLSVSTITKATEGKDGFKWCERIVKQWASSSLDLEVKNDKHVLQNLLFFLHVPRTGGRTYFHCFLKKLYASSLECPRSYDKLRIDPRKPKCRLLVTHDDYSMMNKLHKDETSVVTILRNPIDRVFSAYEFSVEVAARFLVHPNLTSATKMSGRLRSKNTISTLDIWPWKYLVPWMREDLFARREAREKNGHSVVISTNPYDTKEMVMPLHEYINNPIARDIIHNGATFQVAGLTNNSYLTEAHDVRHCVLKYQSLGDYVLKVAKKRLDNMLYVGLTENHKESATMFANVVGTQAISQFTGSTSHEDHTAKNSSEQGSSLLESDFDTTYHHSNSSYQKPNQISSAEQGEATKKNMTAGKLMDVYESCISNLRKTQSERRVNSLKKIDPANFTKEGRRQVSEALLQEITSLNHLDVELYKYAQTIFANQHKRMLLYKAVKNQLDSDFDDSYRAFSWEAICIAVSVVFVALFAVLFVTAKRRTSKLKL; encoded by the exons ATGGTGGGAATGAGGCAAAAAGTTcatatttttgatgtttttgtgaTCCTGGTGTTTCTGCTCTCAG TTTCTACCATAACAAAGGCTACTGAGGGAAAAGATGGCTTCAAGTGGTGTGAACGCATTGTCAAGCAGTGGGCGTCTTCTTCACTCgatttggaagtcaaaaatgacaaacatGTCTTGCAGAACTTGCTCTTTTTTCTTCATGTCCCCAGGACTGGAGGGCGAACATATTTTCATTG TTTTctgaaaaagctttatgccagtTCTTTGGAGTGTCCACGTTCGTATGATAAGTTAAGGATTGATCCAAG AAAACCAAAATGCCGCTTGTTGGTTACTCATGACGACTACAGCATGATGAACAAACTTCACAAGGATGAAACTTCTGTGGTGACAATACTTAGGAATCCAATTGACCGTGTTTTTAGTGCCTACGAGTTTTCCGTGGAGGTAGCAGCCAGGTTCCTGGTGCACCCTAACTTGACATCTGCCACCAAAATGTCTGGACGGCTGCGTTCAAAAAATACAATAAGCACTCTAGATATCTGGCCGTGGAAGTATTTGGTCCCTTGGATGAGAGAAGATCTATTCGCTCGA AGGGAAGCAAGAGAAAAAAATGGTCATTCTGTTGTTATAAGCACTAATCCATATGATACGAAGGAGATGGTGATGCCTCTACACGAGTATATCAACAATCCCATTGCTCGGGATATCATTCACAACGGAGCCACATTTCAG GTCGCAGGACTTACGAACAACTCTTATCTGACAGAGGCACATGACGTCCGTCACTGTGTACTGAAGTACCAGTCTCTTGGAGATTATGTGCTTAAGGTTGCAAAG AAGAGGTTGGACAATATGTTGTATGTTGGACTCACAGAGAACCACAAAGAATCAGCCACCATGTTTGCAAATGTAGTCGGTACTCAGGCAATTTCACAGTTCACTGGATCAACCTCACATGAAGATCATACTGCTAAGAACAGCTCTG AACAGGGCTCTTCACTGCTAGAATCTGATTTTGATACAACTTATCACCAT AGCAATAGCTCATACCAAAAGCCCAATCAAATCTCATCAGCTGAGCAAGGTGAAGCAACAAAGAAAAAT ATGACTGCAGGAAAACTCATGGATGTATACGAGAGCTGCATTTCGAACTTAAGGAAGACCCAGTCTGAAAGGCGTGTAAATTCTCTAAAGAAAATTGATCCAGCAAATTTTACAAAGGAG GGACGCCGTCAGGTGTCTGAAGCCCTTCTTCAGGAGATCACATCATTAAACCACCTCGACGTGGAGCTTTATAAATATGCCCAGACGATCTTTGCAAATCAACACAAACGCATGTTACTGTATAAGGCTGTCAAG AACCAGTTGGACAGTGACTTTGACGATTCATATCGTGCGTTTTCTTGGGAAGCCATTTGTATTGCTGTTTCTGTGGTGTTTGTGGCTCTATTTGCTGTCCTGTTTGTAACTGCAAAAAGAAGAACATCAAAACTTAAGTTATGA